Proteins encoded within one genomic window of Halocatena marina:
- a CDS encoding aminomethyltransferase family protein: MSDDSPKTETPSHPNVPSVDQSDRMVPRNLRQSGDPGIEMLVSTRVRKSPFFHKSFNEEGAWRATVYNRIYHPRGMVEPEDGGMMKEYDALVNRVTLWDVAVERQIRVKGSDAEDFVNYVITRDATEIEPMHGKYVILCNENGGILNDPVLLRPAEDEFWFSISDSTLMQWLQGVNVGHDYDVDIDEIDVAPMQIQGPLSEDVLVDLVGEEVSEIPYYGLMDAEINGCSVLVSQTGFSGEKGFEIYVRDAMKNAEAVWDPVLASVKDHGGMQVAPAHHRRIAAGILSWGQDMDHETSPFQVNLAYQVPDDKEADYIGKETLERQREDIEAGDYPFNMKMVGLKLGGEPISDYAPDFWHVSESDSGTKVGYVTSPWYSPKLQTNIALAHVPAEKTDIGTEYEVHLPDEYANEPGEPVPAEVAEVPFQKSVNPSAREQAKMNAEEDATN; this comes from the coding sequence ATGTCAGACGATTCGCCGAAGACGGAGACCCCGTCGCACCCGAACGTTCCAAGCGTCGATCAGTCGGACCGTATGGTTCCGAGAAACCTGCGCCAGTCCGGGGATCCAGGAATAGAGATGTTGGTATCCACTCGTGTGCGCAAGTCGCCGTTTTTCCACAAATCCTTCAATGAGGAGGGTGCGTGGCGAGCAACGGTCTACAACCGTATTTATCACCCGCGTGGTATGGTCGAACCAGAAGACGGCGGGATGATGAAGGAGTACGATGCGCTCGTCAACCGGGTGACGCTGTGGGACGTCGCAGTCGAGCGCCAGATCCGCGTGAAGGGATCGGACGCAGAAGACTTCGTCAACTACGTCATCACCCGTGATGCGACGGAGATCGAGCCAATGCACGGAAAGTACGTCATTCTCTGCAATGAGAACGGCGGCATCCTGAACGATCCTGTGTTGTTGCGCCCAGCCGAGGATGAGTTCTGGTTCTCGATCTCAGATTCAACGCTGATGCAATGGCTACAGGGCGTCAACGTCGGTCACGACTACGACGTCGACATCGACGAAATCGATGTTGCACCGATGCAGATACAGGGACCACTATCTGAGGACGTGTTGGTCGATCTGGTAGGCGAGGAAGTGAGTGAGATTCCGTACTACGGTCTGATGGACGCCGAGATCAATGGCTGCTCGGTGCTCGTGAGTCAGACTGGATTCTCCGGCGAGAAAGGCTTCGAGATCTACGTGCGTGATGCGATGAAAAACGCAGAGGCCGTGTGGGATCCCGTCTTAGCTTCCGTTAAGGACCACGGCGGAATGCAGGTCGCTCCTGCACATCACCGCCGGATTGCAGCGGGGATCCTCTCGTGGGGACAGGATATGGATCACGAAACCTCCCCATTCCAAGTCAACCTCGCGTATCAGGTACCGGATGATAAAGAAGCGGACTACATCGGGAAAGAAACGCTCGAGCGTCAGCGCGAGGATATTGAAGCGGGTGATTACCCATTCAACATGAAGATGGTCGGACTGAAGCTTGGCGGCGAACCGATCTCGGACTACGCGCCCGACTTCTGGCACGTTTCTGAGTCGGACAGTGGCACGAAGGTCGGCTACGTCACGTCTCCGTGGTACTCGCCGAAACTTCAAACCAACATCGCGCTTGCCCACGTGCCAGCAGAAAAGACTGATATCGGCACAGAGTACGAAGTCCACCTGCCGGACGAGTACGCCAATGAGCCGGGAGAGCCAGTTCCTGCCGAAGTAGCCGAGGTGCCGTTCCAGAAATCGGTGAATCCGAGCGCCCGCGAGCAGGCCAAAATGAACGCCGAAGAGGACGCAACCAACTGA